The genomic region TTGGAACGTCAAACCTTTCTTAAAAGCAGCAGCACGCATGAGTGAGCATGGGTTACAGCATCTTGGAAACTGAAAGTCTACTCATCCTAGTTACCGATAATTTATCTGTAACTACTGTATCTTTAACTCAAATCTTTCGTAGTGATTGCCCTTCCATCCTCCCCTATAGCGATATAACAGTTTCAGCAGACTCGCCCTGCGCGTGACGAGAACGAAGATGTAAGGTAATTTCTGTATCGAGTCGTTTGAGGAAAATGAGGAGTTTGCCCTCACTGAACCGTTGAAACTCTCCTTTCATTAGATGAGAGACTTCTGGCTGCGGAATGCCAAGAAGTTTGCTGATTTCTCGCTGTTTCAGGTTGCGTTGTTTCAAAAGGCGCAGTACCTGAATCCCTATCTTGCCCCGCATCAAAAGTTCCGAAGCATCATTTAAACCAAGGTCAGCGAATACGTTGCCACTGCTCTCTTCCAAAACGTCCCTTTTATATGAAATTTCTTATAAAACCTGTCAGACAATAGCATGAAATGTTCCCTGCACCACAAGAGAGGTAAATTTTATTTACAGTTGTTTTCCCTCTACACCATGTCTAGACACTGGTGCAGAGAAAATTGATATCGGTTTTGATAGCAACGATTGATCAACCAGAGGTACAGAAGCGAGTATAGACAGCTGAGAAAGCCGCAACATCAGCAGATTCTATTGGTGTGGATTAGACCTGTTTTTGGTCATCGCGCTATAAGCATAAGCAAGTTTTATCAGCAAACGTCAGAATGCGGGTTGTAGCGTTGGGAATTGATAAGCAGGAATTAAGTGCGTCC from Tolypothrix sp. PCC 7712 harbors:
- a CDS encoding helix-turn-helix domain-containing protein; translation: MSYKRDVLEESSGNVFADLGLNDASELLMRGKIGIQVLRLLKQRNLKQREISKLLGIPQPEVSHLMKGEFQRFSEGKLLIFLKRLDTEITLHLRSRHAQGESAETVISL